A genome region from Cryomorphaceae bacterium 1068 includes the following:
- a CDS encoding ASCH domain-containing protein translates to MKVLLAIKEEYASKIFDGTKKYEFRKSIFKDQRVKTIVVYVSAPVQQVIGEFDIDQVYKDEPQNIWEQTKAQSGVSKDFFDLYFLNRSNAYAIKIKKTRKYPKPKALLEDFNMSFAPQSYVYL, encoded by the coding sequence ATGAAAGTTTTACTTGCAATAAAAGAAGAATATGCGTCAAAGATTTTTGACGGAACAAAGAAATATGAGTTCAGGAAGTCAATCTTCAAAGATCAACGCGTAAAGACTATAGTGGTTTACGTCTCTGCCCCCGTTCAGCAAGTGATTGGTGAGTTTGACATCGATCAAGTATATAAAGATGAACCTCAAAATATTTGGGAGCAGACAAAGGCTCAATCGGGAGTATCAAAAGATTTCTTTGACCTTTACTTTTTAAATAGAAGTAATGCTTACGCGATTAAGATAAAGAAGACAAGGAAGTACCCTAAACCTAAGGCACTTCTTGAAGATTTTAACATGTCTTTCGCGCCCCAATCTTATGTCTATCTCTAG